The genomic window ACACTCATTACCATGGCAATGTATCAATGGTTTAATGCTTGGAATTGTCGTTCTGAATCGCGCTCGCTTTTTGAACTTGGACTATTTTCAAACCTATGGCTCATTGCTGTGATGGCGCTCGTGCTTTCTCTGCAATCTGCCATTGTGTATGTACCATTCATGCGTCACATCTTTAAAACAGTGCCTCTTTCTTATCATGATTGGTTTGTTGTTGTAGTACTTACTGCACCAATTATTTTCATAGAAGAAATTCGTAAAGCAATTTCACGCAGATGGTACGCATAAAATTGTAAAACACTCACTACTCCCACCCCCTCGTCCTGAGTGTTTTTGTCTTCAAAAATGTATCGAAGAATGAAAATAAGAAGTATAATTTTGTTTACCCTTCGATACACTCGCATTCATTAGGAAATTTCAGCGAGCACTCAGGGCGATCGGAAAAAAGAATTAAGCAACAAAGAAAGCTGGATCAACAACTTTATCTTTCTTTACGAATACCCAACCTACGTTATCACTACGGTTGGGCTATATTGACGCCTGCTATCAAAAGTAGTAGAGTGTCGATATAAAATAATTCTTTGTACAGATAAAATTTAGAAGGAAAACTGATGAAAAATCGTATGATGACAGTCACCACTCTTTGCGTAACATTAATGGCCACTCCTTTTTCTTATACTGAAGACAAAAACAGTTCAGTAGCCGTTGTAGCAAAAAAAGAAACTCCTACTCAAGCAAAAAATCTCTCTGCTTCTGAAATCATTGGCAATAAAAATATTAAAGTAGATGCAACAATAGCTTTTGTTGATTCATTTGCCATCATGGGAGAGTGTCAAGAAGGTCAAAAGGCACGTAAAGACATTGAAAGCAAACGTGACCTAGCAACTCAAGAACTTCAAGACGAATCAAAAGAATTTGAAAAAGCGAAAAATAACTATGTCGCCAAATCAACAACAATGTCAGATTCTGCACGTGAAAAAGAAGA from Candidatus Babeliales bacterium includes these protein-coding regions:
- a CDS encoding OmpH family outer membrane protein, with translation MKNRMMTVTTLCVTLMATPFSYTEDKNSSVAVVAKKETPTQAKNLSASEIIGNKNIKVDATIAFVDSFAIMGECQEGQKARKDIESKRDLATQELQDESKEFEKAKNNYVAKSTTMSDSAREKEEKRLMKMERDLKSLVAEKEEELKLDMQLATETLAQGLEAGVTKLAKNEKLDVVFDKMTGRAIYVSEKFDFTTKAITEVNKNYEVKLAQNKQAESATKVADNKAAAPKPAKVGA